One genomic region from Tachysurus fulvidraco isolate hzauxx_2018 chromosome 14, HZAU_PFXX_2.0, whole genome shotgun sequence encodes:
- the acaa2 gene encoding 3-ketoacyl-CoA thiolase, mitochondrial: MSLLRGVFIVSAKRTPFGTYGGVLKDHSATDLAEHAAKSALVSANVAQDLVNSVIMGNVMQSSADAPYIARHVGLRCNVPIQVPALTVNRLCGSGFQSIISGAQEICLKESEIVLCGGSESMSQAPYAVRNIRFGTKFGTDLKLEDTLWAGLTDLHIKMPMGITAENLAEKYQITREDSDQYAHQTQQRWKYAHEASYFNTEIVPIDVKGKKGKIVMSQDEHPRPQTTLEQMAKLPPVFKKGGTVTAANASGVSDGAAALVIASEDAVKEHKLTPLARIVAYHISGCDPTIMGIGPVPAITEALKKAGLTLNDMDLVEVNEAFASQYLAVVKALGLDSEKTNVNGGAIAIGHPLGASGSRITVHLVHELRRRGGKYAVGSACIGGGQGIALILENTQ; encoded by the exons atgtcGCTATTACGAG GTGTTTTTATAGTGTCGGCTAAAAGAACCCCCTTTGGAACATATGGTGGTGTTCTTAAAGACCACAGTGCTACAGATTTGGCTGAGCATGCTGCTAAATCTGCCCTTGTTTCTGCTAATGTTGCTCAAGATCTAGTTAACAGTGTCATCATGGGTAATGTCATGCAG AGCTCTGCAGATGCTCCCTACATTGCACGTCATGTGGGTCTCCGGTGCAATGTGCCAATACAAGTTCCTGCTCTGACTGTGAACCGCCTTTGTGGATCAGGGTTCCAGTCCATCATTAGCGGAGCTCAG GAGATATGCCTTAAAGAGTCAGAAATTGTCCTCTGTGGAGGGTCAGAGAGCATGAGCCAGGCCCCTTATGCTGTGCGCAACATTCGTTTTGGCACCAAGTTTGGCACTGATTTGAAG CTTGAGGACACACTGTGGGCAGGACTCACAGACCTTCACATAAAGATGCCTATGGGCATCACAGCAGAAAATCTGGCAGAAAAATACCAGATTACTCGAGAGGATAGTGACCAATATGCTCACCAGACACAGCAGAGATGGAAATATG CTCATGAAGCCAGCTACTTTAATACTGAAATTGTACCTATTGATGTAAAGGgcaaaaaagggaaaatagTTATGAGCCAAGATGAACATCCTCGTCCACAAACAACACTGGAGCAGATGGCCAAGCTCCCACCTGTATTCAAGAAAGGGGGCACAGTCACTGCTGCCAATGCTTCA GGTGTGTCAGATGGAGCTGCAGCTTTGGTGATCGCTAGTGAGGATGCTGTTAAAGAGCACAAACTGACTCCATTGGCTAGAATTGTAGCATATCACATCTCAGGCTGTGACCCTACAATTATGGGTATTG GTCCAGTACCTGCTATAACCGAGGCTCTGAAGAAAGCAGGGCTCACATTAAATGACATGGATTTAGTAGAG GTGAATGAAGCTTTTGCCTCCCAATATTTAGCAGTTGTTAAAGCTTTAGGACTGGACTCAGAAAAGACTAACGTAAATGGAGGAGCCATTGCAATCGGCCATCCACTAGGAGCTTCTGGGTCCAGAATCACTGTACATTTGGTTCATGAGCTAAG gCGGCGAGGTGGCAAATATGCAGTGGGATCAGCCTGTATTGGTGGTGGCCAGGGCATTGCATTAATTCTGGAAAATACCcaatga
- the mrpl40 gene encoding 39S ribosomal protein L40, mitochondrial, giving the protein MHMLARLILLTGCRTVSSVRHSHWITSGVLLMTSVPLRAEPKKKKKVDPRRELMVKERLKKKVKKLEKIPPELIPIEDFIPPVKYFDETRVRSHLKLTFEEIERRALLLKEWSRYKNSQHQADMTAIEVALQAQTQALKELKLESEELYKTALGPDCSLFPFQHHGPCYTPPLQNQEAPYGKYNNITRVYTQ; this is encoded by the exons ATGCATATGCTTGCAAGACTGATTTTATTAACGGG ATGCAGAACTGTAAGCTCTGTCAGGCATAGCCACTGGATCACCTCAGGGGTTTTGCTGATGACTTCAGTCCCGCTGAG AGCTGAGcctaagaaaaagaagaaggttGACCCGCGCCGTGAGCTTATGGTAAAAGAGCGTCTGAAAAAGAAGGTGAAGAAGCTTGAAAAAATCCCACCCGAGCTTATTCCTATAGAAGACTTTATACCTCCAGTCAAGTACTTTGATGAGACCAG AGTCCGCAGTCATCTCAAGTTGACTTTTGAAGAGATTGAGCGAAGGGCACTGCTGCTTAAGGAATGGTCCAGATACAAAAACTCCCAGCACCAGGCTGACATGACTGCTATAGAAGTGGCTCTACAGGCTCAGACACAAGCATTAAAAGAGCTTAAGCTGGAATCAGAAGAGCTTTACAAAACAGCACTTGGCCCTGACTGTAGTCTTTTCCCTTTCCAGCACCATGGTCCCTGCTATACACCACCTCTTCAAAACCAAGAGGCCCCTTATGGCAAATATAACAACATTACACGAGTGTACACTCAATGA